Proteins from a genomic interval of Pseudomonas silesiensis:
- the cysG gene encoding siroheme synthase CysG produces MDYLPLFHNLRGSRVLVVGGGEIALRKSRLLAEAGALLRVVAPDIEPQLRELVTGSGGECLVRGYVEADLDGCGLIIAATDDEPLNAQVSADAHRRCVPVNVVDAPALCSVIFPAIVDRSPLIIAVSSGGDAPVLARLIRAKLETWIPSTYGQLAGLAARFRGQVKRLFPDVQQRRAFWEDVFQGPIADRQLAGQGAEAERLMLAKIAGEAPDATGEVYLVGAGPGDPDLLTFRALRLMQQADVVLYDRLVAPAILDLCRRDAERVYVGKRRAEHAVPQDQINQRLVDLAKAGKRVVRLKGGDPFIFGRGGEEIEELAAHGIPFQVVPGITAASGCAAYAGIPLTHRDYAQSVRFVTGHLKDGSTDLPWADLVAPAQTLVFYMGLVGLPIICEQLIKHGRAADTPAALIQQGTTVNQRVFTGTLADLPQLVAEHEVHAPTLVIVGEVVQLREKLAWFEGAQGQL; encoded by the coding sequence ATGGACTATCTGCCGCTGTTTCATAACCTTCGCGGCAGTCGTGTATTGGTCGTCGGCGGCGGGGAAATTGCCTTGCGCAAATCCCGCCTGCTGGCCGAAGCCGGTGCACTGCTGCGGGTGGTCGCACCGGACATCGAACCGCAACTGCGGGAACTGGTGACCGGCAGCGGTGGCGAGTGCCTGGTGCGCGGTTACGTCGAGGCCGATCTGGACGGTTGCGGGCTGATCATTGCCGCCACCGACGACGAACCGCTCAATGCACAAGTCTCCGCCGATGCCCATCGGCGTTGCGTGCCGGTCAACGTGGTGGATGCGCCAGCCCTGTGCAGCGTGATCTTCCCGGCGATCGTCGACCGTTCGCCGCTGATCATCGCGGTCTCCAGCGGCGGCGATGCGCCGGTGCTGGCACGGTTGATCCGGGCCAAACTGGAAACCTGGATTCCGTCCACCTACGGGCAACTGGCCGGTCTGGCGGCGCGTTTCCGCGGCCAGGTCAAACGCCTGTTCCCGGATGTGCAGCAGCGTCGGGCATTCTGGGAAGATGTGTTCCAGGGCCCGATTGCCGACCGGCAACTGGCCGGGCAGGGCGCCGAAGCCGAGCGCCTGATGCTGGCGAAAATTGCCGGTGAAGCACCGGATGCAACGGGCGAAGTCTATCTGGTTGGCGCCGGCCCGGGTGATCCCGACCTGCTGACGTTCCGCGCCTTGCGGCTGATGCAGCAAGCCGATGTGGTGTTGTATGACCGCCTGGTGGCGCCGGCGATTCTCGATTTGTGCCGTCGCGATGCCGAGCGGGTCTACGTCGGCAAACGCCGCGCCGAGCACGCCGTGCCCCAGGATCAGATCAACCAGCGCCTGGTGGACCTGGCCAAGGCCGGTAAGCGCGTGGTGCGCCTGAAGGGTGGCGATCCGTTTATCTTCGGCCGTGGCGGCGAAGAGATCGAAGAACTGGCGGCCCATGGCATCCCGTTCCAGGTCGTGCCGGGGATCACGGCCGCCAGCGGTTGCGCGGCCTATGCCGGGATCCCGCTGACCCACCGCGATTACGCGCAGTCGGTGCGGTTCGTCACCGGGCACCTCAAGGACGGCTCCACCGATCTGCCGTGGGCCGACCTGGTCGCGCCGGCGCAAACCCTGGTGTTTTACATGGGGTTGGTGGGGTTGCCGATCATCTGTGAGCAGTTGATCAAGCACGGCCGCGCGGCGGATACCCCAGCGGCGTTGATTCAGCAGGGCACCACGGTCAATCAGCGGGTGTTTACCGGCACCTTGGCCGACCTTCCGCAGCTGGTGGCGGAGCATGAAGTGCATGCGCCGACATTGGTGATTGTTGGGGAGGTGGTGCAATTGCGCGAGAAACTGGCGTGGTTTGAAGGGGCTCAGGGGCAACTCTAG